GGGATCGGCGAGGTCGTCGGGCATGGGGAAGGGAAGGAGAAGAAGCTCGGCCTGGTGGATCTTGGAACGGTCCGCGCCCAGGTTCGCGGTGGCATGGAGGGCGAACCAGGCCGCCAGGCGGCTGTTGAGGATGGCCGTCAGGACCTTGGCCCGCGGCGCTTCCCCGTTCGGAAACTTGATGGCCTGGATCGAGTGTTGAAAAACTAGGTTCTGGGAGGAGTATGCGGCCCGTATCCGGCCGGTCTTCCGCTTGACCCCTTGCGGAACCAGCACGTGAGGGCCGATGAAGCCCTGCAGGAAGCCGGGACGATGGATACGGTTGTCCGACCTTGGGGGGGCATGCACGGGCGAAAGGGCAACGGGGGGCAGGCCCCTTGCATCGAAGTAGGGGTATCGCGTGACTTCGTCCTCTCGCTGCCATCTGTAGCCCGGATCGTTCAGCCTTCCGGCATTTGCCGGCTTGAAGCCCTGTCCGATGATCCATCCTGGCCGGGAGTTGCGGCGATGCGCGGGTGTATTGATGTGTTCGTCGATCAAATCCCTCATCCGGGGCAGGCTGGACAGGTACTGGAACAGCTTTTCGTCCGGCTGGCGCATCCAAAGCCGGCGCTTGAGGAGAGAGGTATCCTTCGCCACCAAGTCCGAGCGCAGTTGGCCGCAATCCCAGCGGCTGAGCGTCATGGTTCGCCTCAGCCGCAGCGAGGGATCGGCCTTGGGGCACCAGTAGTCGAAGCGATGGGGCGGGGTCGAAGGATCGTGCCGTCCGCAGATCAGGAGCGCCGCCGGCCGCTCCGCCCCTTCGAACAGCAGGAAGGCGAGATCGGCGAAGTTGACGATCCGGCGGATGGGGGCTTCCGTGAACAGCCTTTGGCGGGCCGCTACCGTGGTCGGTTTATGGTTGTGCAGCGTTGCCATGGCGGGGAGAAGAAGCCCGACCACGCCATCCGAAGAAACCGCGGTGCCGGCCTTCCACAGGAAGGCCCAGGCGATTTCCTTTTCGGGGAAGGGGAATTCATGTTCCGCGCACCAGGACGCAGCGCCTCCCGCTTCGTTCCGGCGGCCCTTCCATGGGGGATTGCCGATGACGATGTCGACGGCCGGGGCGTCGGGCTGGCGAAAGAAGCTTCCCGCCCGGAGCGTCCGGTTCCACAGGCGGGGCAGCAGCTTGCCTTTTTCCATCAGGGCACGGATATCGGGCACGGGCACCTGTTCCAGCAGGGCCAGGTAAAGGGAAAAGACCGCCACCCGCAAGGCGCCGCTGTCGATGTCGAAGCCACGAAGCCGCGAAGCGATATCGAGCAGGTCCTGCCACGAGGGTTCGCAGCCAGTCCGGCGACGGTTCTCGACCATCCGCTCGAACAGGCGAACCAGGAAGACCCCGGACCCGCAAGCGGGGTCCAGGGCGGTGCCGCTTTCCTTCTGCGCCGGAGTCAGGAACTCCCAGACCTGGTTGACCACCACGTCGGCCAGGAACATGGGGGTGAAATAGGCGCCGTCCTCGCGTCTGGCCTCCGGGGCGGCTTTCAGGAACCGGTCGTAGACGGCGCTGAGCAACGCGACGGGAATGTACTTGAAGTCGTAGGACGCGAACAGCCTTCCTTGTCTGAATGCCATGTCCTCCAGGCCGTCGCGGAAACGTCGGAGGATCTCCAGATGGCCGGGATCGAGGGTAACGGCAGGGCTGTCGGGGTCGAAAGAGCAGGGGGCCACGAAAAGGTCCCCGTTGAACTTTGGCCTGAGCCAGTCGAACAGAGCCGCCACGCAAGAGACGTCGCCGGTACCCAGCAGGGCGGACAGGGACTGGGCCCGGCCTGCGGAGACCTGCCGGAAGACGTCCGGCCGCAAGACGTCCCGGTCTTCCAGGTAGGCGACGAACATGGCCTGCATCAGCAGCGCCTGCGCCGCTTCCCGGGGCAGGCCCATGTCGGCGAGCCCATCGACGGTCATGCTCAAGTTGTCGAGGAGAACCCGGTCGATCCGTTCTTCCCGATCGAAGTGGCCCTTGTTGTCCGACCAGAAGCGCCCGGACTCTACGGAACGGACGATCTCCTTGAGATGCATGGCATCGCGGACGAGCTGGAAATTCCTGATGTGGGTGGGATCGGCGGCGCCTTCGTCCGCTGCCGGAGGGCGCCGCACCAGGGAATAGGCGCGCAGGACGTCGCCTTCGATGACCAGAAGCAGGCTCATCAGCCCCTGGTTCCACAGCGCGCGACGCACCCGGTCGATGGCCGAGGGATCGGCACGGTTCTGGACGAGGAAGCCGATGGTCGGCACTTCCTCGACGCAGAACACCGCCGCCAGCCCCAGTTCGGCGAAGGCGGTCCGGATCGCCACGCCATGGGGGCCGGCGAAGGGTTGGCTGCCGCGCAAGACAAGTTCCGGCTCCTGGCGGTCCAGGAGTGCCAATGCCTCTCGCCACTCCCGCGGAAATTGGGCCGTCATCGTGCCAGTCCCGTTCCCCTTTTGCGCCTTGCCCCTTTATCGAACAAATGCGGCTCCAAATCAATTGAGTATAACCGCTCTCCAGCCAGGGGAATCGGGTGAAGGCGGAGAGTCCTGCCAAAGCCTGGGAGCGCGGACGTCCCGTCCGCAAATTGCGGGCCGGAAGGGTAGGTTCGTTCCCCTTTGGGGCCTTCACCCGATTGCCCTGCTCGCCGGGCCGGTGGACGTGTTCGACATTCGCACCGGATAGCCTATCCCGCCAGCCCCAGCTTTTGCATGCGGCGCCACAGCGTGCTGCGGTCGATGCCCAGCAGGCGGGCGGCCAGGGTGCGGTTGCCGCCGGCCTGGGCCAGGGCGGCTTCGATGCGGCGGCGCAGATCGTCGGGGCCGTCCTCCGTCCCGTCGTCGCCGCGCAGGCGGCGGCGGTTGTGTTCCTCGTATTCCCGGATGTCCTGGGGCAGGCTTTCCGGCAGCACCGTGTTGTCCACCGCGCAGATCAGCCCGTGTTCGACAGCGTTTTCCATCTCGCGCACGTTGCCCGGCCAGGGATAGTCCATCATCAGCCGCATGGCCTCGGGCGAACATTGCAGGTCCGCGACGTAACCCCTCTCTTGAAGTTTTTTGCAGAAGTGATTGATAAGCAATGGGATATCCCCTGGACGCTCGCGCAGCGGCGGGATGCCGATGGGGATCACCGCCAGGCGGTAGTAGAGGTCGGCGCGGAACTCGCCCGCGTCCACCATGTCGCGGACGTTGCGGTTGGACGCGCTGATGACCCGCGCGTCCACCTTGACCGGCTTGTCGGAACCGACCATCTCGAATTCCTGTTCCTGGATCGCCCGCAGCAGCTTGGCCTGGAGATGGATGGGGATCTCGCCCACCTCGTCCAGGAACAACGTGCCCCGGTGCGCCGCCTGGAAGCGGCCGGGCCGGTCCTGGGTGGCGCCGGTGAAGGCGCCGCGCACATGGCCGAACAGTTCGGACTCGATCAGGCTTTCGGGAATGGCGGCGCAGTTGACTTCGACGAAGGGATGTTCCGCCCGCCCGCTCAGGCGGTGGATCAGGCGGGCGATCTGGGTCTTGCCGGTTCCGGACTCGCCCTGCAGCAGCACGAAGGCATTGGTCGGCGCGATCTGTTCGATGCGCCGCAGGATGTCCAGCATGCGCGGATCGCTGCTGATGAGTTCCTGGCTGGCGCGTCGGATCGCCGCTTCCAGGTGGCGCTGCTCGGTCATGTCCTGGGCGATCACCAGGCGCAGGCGGCCGTTGCCGCCCGGCGCCTCGACCAGGCCGCAGTGGAAGCTGAGATCCCGCTGCTGCCCCTCGCGGGAAGCCACGCGCCGTTCGAACCTGACGAAGCCGCCGTCGCGGCGTCGGCCCGCCTCTGCGATCGCGTTCAGCAGGTTGAAATCGCCGATGCGGCCCAGTTCGCGGATCGGCTCGTTGGGCGAGGCGCCCAGCATCTCGCCCGCCGCCGGGTTCTGATAGAGCACCCGGCCGCGTTCGTCGGCGATGATGACGCCTTCCTCCATGAAAGCCACGATGGCCTCCAGAAGGGGATAAAGGTCGCCGATGGTTTCCATGGACGATTCGCCAGCCTGGACATTGCACACCCGGTTTTGTAGTGTTGCACGTCTCGCGGCGTTGCGCAACATGGTGCAACGGGAAGGCGGGGCGGAG
This is a stretch of genomic DNA from Magnetospirillum sp. WYHS-4. It encodes these proteins:
- a CDS encoding SAM-dependent methyltransferase, giving the protein MALLDRQEPELVLRGSQPFAGPHGVAIRTAFAELGLAAVFCVEEVPTIGFLVQNRADPSAIDRVRRALWNQGLMSLLLVIEGDVLRAYSLVRRPPAADEGAADPTHIRNFQLVRDAMHLKEIVRSVESGRFWSDNKGHFDREERIDRVLLDNLSMTVDGLADMGLPREAAQALLMQAMFVAYLEDRDVLRPDVFRQVSAGRAQSLSALLGTGDVSCVAALFDWLRPKFNGDLFVAPCSFDPDSPAVTLDPGHLEILRRFRDGLEDMAFRQGRLFASYDFKYIPVALLSAVYDRFLKAAPEARREDGAYFTPMFLADVVVNQVWEFLTPAQKESGTALDPACGSGVFLVRLFERMVENRRRTGCEPSWQDLLDIASRLRGFDIDSGALRVAVFSLYLALLEQVPVPDIRALMEKGKLLPRLWNRTLRAGSFFRQPDAPAVDIVIGNPPWKGRRNEAGGAASWCAEHEFPFPEKEIAWAFLWKAGTAVSSDGVVGLLLPAMATLHNHKPTTVAARQRLFTEAPIRRIVNFADLAFLLFEGAERPAALLICGRHDPSTPPHRFDYWCPKADPSLRLRRTMTLSRWDCGQLRSDLVAKDTSLLKRRLWMRQPDEKLFQYLSSLPRMRDLIDEHINTPAHRRNSRPGWIIGQGFKPANAGRLNDPGYRWQREDEVTRYPYFDARGLPPVALSPVHAPPRSDNRIHRPGFLQGFIGPHVLVPQGVKRKTGRIRAAYSSQNLVFQHSIQAIKFPNGEAPRAKVLTAILNSRLAAWFALHATANLGADRSKIHQAELLLLPFPMPDDLADPQAASLAFDEIVGRVDEAIREANSPLRPSGDILPEVDKLVYRYFGLSEEETVLVEETMERLVPRIQPRTNRLADLWPDCKPSDRRHYADTLRHALERWLEPGSRLSVTLAGKGKDLAILRLRLDSGEAYSEPPRGSELEKVLADISPHLANVAGRNFQIMPDLRVLIDGDLYLVKPTHLRYWLRSTALADADEIAAELFRAQRKGPSC
- a CDS encoding sigma 54-interacting transcriptional regulator, yielding METIGDLYPLLEAIVAFMEEGVIIADERGRVLYQNPAAGEMLGASPNEPIRELGRIGDFNLLNAIAEAGRRRDGGFVRFERRVASREGQQRDLSFHCGLVEAPGGNGRLRLVIAQDMTEQRHLEAAIRRASQELISSDPRMLDILRRIEQIAPTNAFVLLQGESGTGKTQIARLIHRLSGRAEHPFVEVNCAAIPESLIESELFGHVRGAFTGATQDRPGRFQAAHRGTLFLDEVGEIPIHLQAKLLRAIQEQEFEMVGSDKPVKVDARVISASNRNVRDMVDAGEFRADLYYRLAVIPIGIPPLRERPGDIPLLINHFCKKLQERGYVADLQCSPEAMRLMMDYPWPGNVREMENAVEHGLICAVDNTVLPESLPQDIREYEEHNRRRLRGDDGTEDGPDDLRRRIEAALAQAGGNRTLAARLLGIDRSTLWRRMQKLGLAG